A stretch of DNA from Spirosoma endbachense:
GCGGGTTCCAATCGCGATCACCTGATGGGTTTGGGCCAGTTTAGGAATCAGGAATTCATATTCGTCGATATAACCGAACAAACCGCCATGTAGCAACACCACAGGCTTCCCTTTTCCGTAGATCTCATAGTAGATTTTGGCATCGCCCACGTTATAATAGTGACCCGTTTGTGGATTATTGCCATAGGGAATTTTGGTTTGCGCATTGGCTGCGTGGGTGGTAACGATCAGCCAGCAGACAAAAGCGAATAGCCTGTTTATCATGGTTTGTTTCAGTACATTTGGTAGTAGTGAAGCAAACCTGCAAATTCGATGGCAAACGGGCGATTCAACGCTGTTCAACTTGCGTTCAAGTTTGTACAAACTCTCAACTGGTTGATATAGAGGATAAATGGTGACTCAACAGGAAGGCCATGAGCTCGACCGTTGCCGTCGACTGATTGAAGAAAAAGTAGGGTGGGGCAGTGGTGAAGGCTGGGCAACGCAGGACTTTGAACGACTCAGTGAACTGATCGCCGGGCAAACAGGCGTATCGTTGAGCGTAACAACACTCAAGCGGGTATGGGGACGAGTGAAATACGAATCGGCTCCTACGACAACGACGCTTAATGCATTGGTTCAGTTTGCGGGTTACGAAAACTGGCAGCAATTCAAGAATACCTCGCAAGTTCAGTCAATAGCTCCACCGGTAGCTATTGGCATTGTTGCCTCCACGATTCCAAAGCCAGTTCGTCGGGCCACGAGAAGGCACTGGTGGATTGGTGCGGGGATTCTTATTGGTTTGATTGGTGTATCGGCCTTTTTTCTAAATTATGTAAGGCGTAAATCACTTTCACCTGAACGTTTCTCGTTCAGCAGTCAACCGGTAACAAAAGGCATTCCCAACTCGGTTGTGTTTCACTACGACGCAACAGCCTCACCAACTGATCAGGTGTTTATTCAGCAATCCTGGGACCCCAATCGCCGTCAGCCGGTTCCAAAGAACGGACATGAATACACGTCAATCTATTATCATCCGGGCTATTTCCGGGCGAAGCTGGTTATTGGTGATCAAATTGTTCGGGAGCATAACCTGATGATTCCGTCGGATGGGTGGCATATTGCCGTTATGCAGGAGCCCGTACCCGTTTATTTTCAGGAGAACGATGTTATTAAAAACGGTATGTTGAGCTTATCGGTAGCAGCCATTCAGCAGCATAATATTCTGATGCAGCCCAAGCCGCCGACCGTTCGTTATCGCTACGTGCAGGAATTAAAGAACCTTCGTAACGATAATTTTACGCTGGAAACGAGATTGAAAAGTGATTTTAAGCAGGGTTCCTCAATCTGCCAGAACGTTACTATTATGATTCTTTGCAAGAATGAGTTTTTTTCGATTCCACTGTCAGCCAAAGGATGTGTGGGCAACCTGGATATCTACCTTGCAGGACATTATGCTGACGCCAGGAACACCGATTTGTCTGCTTTTGGGGCCGATTTATCACAATGGGTTGATCTACGTTGCCTAGTTCGAAATAAACGAGCGCAGGTGTTTATCGGCGGGAAAAAGGCGTACGAAGCCCTTATTCCAACAGAAGCCAGAGATATTATCGGTATTAGCTACGATTTCGAAGGGACGGGATCGGTAGATTTTACGCGCTTTATTCAACCGAATGGTCAGGTTGTTTTTGAGGACAATTTTGATGCGCCCCATAAGGCTACATCTGGCGCGCAGGTTGATAAAAACCTGAAATAAGGAGCCTTCTGTTACAATAAGTTTAGGAGTGTTAAGCCCGCTTATGTCAAAAAAATAGTGGACTCAACACTCCGAAAAAATTATTGAGCATGTTGTCTCATGTATTCGTCCATAGAAAAACGCCCGGAGCCGATCACCAAAAATGTCAGCAGCAGCGCCAGCACGATCAGCGACAGCCAGAGTTCAGAATTTAAGGCAGAAAAGCCCTGAGTGATATTCACGAAAAAAACCGCCCCGATCAGGATTGGAAGCTGCAACAGGATCATCAGGCGGGTAAGGCACCCCATCGCAATCATGAAACCGCCCATTAAATGCGCAAAGGCAACGTAGTGCACCAGAATTACGGGAAACAGCCCGAAGTGCAGCCCACCCACCAGTTGGGAAAGGTAAGTGGTGTCGCTAATAAAACTGATTCCTTTCAGAACCAGTATTGTGCCCAGCATAATCCGCAAAGCGTCAGTCCAGGCGGGGTGATGTGTGTCTCCCCAATGCTCAATGCGATGTAACAGATTCATAACTGTAAGCGGTTTAGTGAAAATCAACCGAATATACAGAGCTGGTTTTTAGAAAGCAAGCTGATTGCCAGAGAGTTATTTTATACCTTTCCTCGCTACAAACGTGTATTCCCTAAAGCCTGGTAGCAAATTCAGGAACCCGATAGTAAAAGCCTAGTGGGTCGTATAAGCCGTATGATCGTTTCTGTTGGGTACGGTTTTACATGTGTTCACAAACTGTAGTTCATAAACCTTAACTTTTTTTCATAATTAGCTATCTTTGGTTAGTTATGACAACAAAACCATCTTCAAACGCTGTCTTTACGAAGGAGACATTTAATTTTCTGCGCGATCTTGTTCAAAATAACCATCGTGACTGGTTTCATGCCAACCGAGCTCGGTATGATGATGCTAAAAGCGAGCTATGTGGCGTTGTTGAGCGTGTACTGGCTGGCATGAGCCCGTTTGAACCGTTGGCAAATACGGCCGTGAAGGACTGTATTTTCCGGATAAACCGTGACATTCGTTTTTCGAAAGATAAGGCACCTTACAAGTCTAATCTGGCCTTTGCCATTGGCCCCGGTGGAAGGCACTCGGGGCGGATCGATTATTACGTACAGATTCAGCCGGATAACCAGTCGTTTCTGGGCGCTGGCATGTGGCAGCCAGCACCCACTAATCTGGCTAAGTTTCGGCAGGAAGTAGACTATAATGTCGACGAGCTAAAGCATATTATTGAAGCCGATGAATTTAAAGCCTACTTCCCTGAAGCGCAGGGTGAAACGCTGAAGGTCATGCCCAAAGGGTATCCTGCCGACCATCCGGAAATCGAATTACTGCGCCGTAAAGAATTATTTTTCGTCCATCGATTTACCGACAAAGAAGTTCTGAAACCTAACTTTGCTGATGAAGTGGTGCGTGGCTGCCGTATCATCAAGCCGTACTGTGATTTTCTGAATTATCTCTTTTTCGATGAAAAGGAGGAACCCGTTATGCTTTAAACCAACGATATAAGACCATGAAAATCCTTTTCACTGTGCTGCTGGGCGTTCTATTGGCACCGTTCGCCCAGGCACAGACAACAACGAAATTTCCTTCTGGCTACCTCTATAAGATTGAGGCAGGGGCTGTGGGAAGGCAGGTATACGTTTGCAATCAGCGCCCATTCAATACTAGTGGTGAACTGGTTGGGGTGGGTAACCTAACGGCTCAGACTCAGCAAGTATTTGAAAACCTGAAAACGGCATTAGGTACCGTTGGTATGACACTTCGTAACGTAAAGCAGGTGACCTATCACGTTAAAGGCCAGACAAGTCAGGTTAATTCAGCTATCTCCCAACAGGTTAATAGTGTTAGCGCTACGTATTTTACGCAGGGAGCACCAGGCATTGCCGAAATCAAAAGCATACCCAAAATTGCCAGTGATGATATTTTGGTTGAGGTAGAAGTGATTGCTGAAAAGTAAGCTGTTTCATTTTCTGCGTATAAAAAAGTACAGCAGAAGGCCAATAATTCCACCAAGAACCCAAAGCCATTTGGAATAGGATTTATCTTCTGAAGGAGCCGGATCTGCGACTATACCATGCGGGCTTTTAGTTGTTGAATCGGCTTCCTCAAAATCCTTCGTGGTTAAAAAAACTTTTATTTTTCGAAGCGACTGTATGTCTGATGATTGGGAGCTGTCGGTGTTGTGGCTCGTTATCGCCATAAGATGCGGGGCATGCGCAATGGCTAAAGGAATGCCGACCTTTAGTTGTAAAGAATAGTCAAGGGTGGTTTCCGTGATGCCTGCCAAATCTTCAAAAACGGCAGGAGGGTTAATGTTCCTGAAGTATTTATTGAGCGACGCATTGTTGCTTGTATTGGGCGTCATACCGCCAGCAATTGCGGGCATTTGTGCGGTGCCATGACAGGACAGACAGGATGAACTAGGGTTATCGACTGGTCCATTTAGCCGATTTTTATAGCCAGTGTGCATTTTCCAGTCTCCGACCGTAAAAAGGGTGGTAAACAGTGGATTGATCCAGGTTTCGGTTAGGGGAGCACCTGAATTGATGCTGGCCGGGTCATTGCCCCATTGCAAACCCACCGGTACTAACCGATCCCAGGGAGTTGCTCCAGGCGCACTATCGTTATAAGCGAAGGTTATCATAACCCAGTCTGTAGTTGTCCCGGCGCGGCTATCCTTAACGGCTATATCCATTTGAAGCAAGCGTAAGGTAGCAGGACTGCGTGTTGTTCCGGATAAGGTTGTATGTATATTCCCCTGCCAGGTGAAACTATTTGCCAGGTAAGGTACTTCGGCAACGCTGGCATTCGTAAAGAGGAGTTTCGCAGCAACAGTACCGTCGGGGAAAACGGCTTGTGTTGCAGACGGATTATTCGGATCGGCATACACTTTTCCAAGCGTGTAACCACCCTTGTTATTATAAAAGCCTACCGCCCAGTTTTGCCAGCGCGTGAGTTGTAACGGGTGTAATTCTCTAGGTTGACTGTTTCTTTCCCGTGTCAATCCATTGATAAATTCGCGGCCATTTTCTCCCCAGATCATGGATGGAGCATGATACCATTTGCGGGTAGTATTGTTCTGCAAAACCCAGTCTTTGCTGGTATTACCCGCCAAAACATAGCTTTTAACCGCATTTATATACTGTAAAGGTTGAGTCCGAAAGTCGAAGAGAGTCCAGGGTTTAGCCCCAACGGGTAGGCTGGCTGGGTAGTTATTGCTAAGCGCGAAGACTTTGCCTGTCCATCCCGCCGGAATCGGATCAAGCGAACTGGACATAACATCCTGGCCGTAGCCTATTGGAGCGCACCAGCAAAACAGGGTCATTGATGCGAATAAAATGAGGGCAGGTTTCATTGAGAAAGTGTTTAGGGTGGAAATAGATGGCAAACAATTTGGCGCATAGAACTGTCAAAACTGGTTGATAATGAGCCGGAAAGCCCGCTACTGAATGCAACGTAACCAATTGAATGTATCTTTACAATAAAATAAGTTACCGACTTAGTTAACGGTAATTTGAATTGATAAAATAGAGAGAATTAAATAAAAAGAGCCGCTAGTCCAAAGACCAGCGGCTCTTTTAGCCATCAGAAATAAAACGCTATACCTCAGCTAACATCGATACAGCTTTACCTTCGAGCAATGACTCGCCCATAAGGTAAGTATCGGCAGCACGGGCCGCTTCGCGACCTTCAGAAATAGCCCATACGACAAGCGACTGGCCCCGGCGCATATCGCCGGCAGCGAAAACTTTCGGATTTGTCGTTGTCTGATAATTTGTAGCTCTAACATTTCCCCGTTCATCGTACTCAATGCCCAGGTCGTCTAGCAGACCGTTGTGTTGAGGATGCAGGAAGCCAGCAGCCAGCAGAGCCAGCTCGCACGGAATGTCGCGTTCTGAATTGGGAACTTCAACCATCTGCATTCGTCCGTTCTCGTTTTTCCATTCCAGATCAACGATTCGGAGCGCTTTCAGATTACCCGCTTCATCACCTACAAACGTTTTGGTATTAATAGACCAGTAGCGTTCGCAGCCTTCCTCATGCGACGTACTGGTACGAAGCATCATTGGCCAGTTCGGCCAGGGCGTGCTGGTTGCCCGATCTTTCGGGGGCATTGGCATCAACTCAATTTGCGTTACGCTGGCTGCTCCATGACGGTTCGAGGTGCCCACACAGTCGGAGCCCGTATCGCCACCACCAATAACAACAACATTTTTATCCGTTGCCCAAAGATCACTATCGGTATAATGAACACCTTGATGATCAACGACTAAGGGCCTATTTGCGTTACGTTTGTTCTGCTGGCTCAGAAATTCCATAGCCGGGTAAACTCCTTTCAGATCACGGCCAGGAATGGATAGATCACGCGGAACGGTAGAACCGCCCGTAAGCATAATCAGGTCGAACTGATCCAGCAAATCCTGAGCTTTTATGTCTACACCAACATTAACGCCAGGTTTGAATGTAATACCTTCTGCTTCCATGACGGCCAATCGGCGATCGATGGTCCATTTTTCGAGTTTGAAATCTGGAATACCATACCGCAACAGACCGCCAATCTGATCGGCCCGCTCAAAGACGGTTACCGTATGGCCAGCCTTATTCATCTGAGTGGCTGCGGCCAGACCGGCCGGACCAGAACCAACGACGGCCACTTGCTTCCCCGTACGAACCTTCGGTGGTTTTGGTGTGATGTAACCCCGCTCAAAAGCCACTTCAGCGATCGACTTCTCAATAAACTCGATAGCAACGGGCGGCTTGTTGATACCCAGAACGCACGAGGCCTCACAGGGTGCAGGACAGATACGGCCCGTAAATTCCGGAAAGTTGTTGGTCGAGCTTAGAATCTCGTAGGCATAGGCCCAGTTCTGTTCGTAAACTGCGTCGTTAAACTCCGGTATAATATTGCCGAGGGGGCAGCCGCTATGACAGAATGGAGTGCCACAGTCCATGCAACGAGCTGCCTGCCGTTGGGAGTCCTGCTCCGAAAACGGCATCTCAATTTCTTTATAGTCGTGAATCCGCTGTTGCGGGTCGCGCTTCTTAGGCAATTCACGCGCGAATTCTAAAAATCCGGTAGGTTTTCCCATAGTACTTCGCAGTTACCCCTGCGTCACATCTACCACAATATCTTGATAAACAACATTTTTGTCCCGAATCTGCTCAGCCAGTGTGATACCACGTCCAGCCAGGGCATTCCGGAAATCACCCGGCATCACTTTCACAAACCGACCAATCTGTTCGTCCCAGTCCTGAATAAGGGCCAGCGCTACATTACTGGTCGTATACTGGAAGTGCTTGTCGACATATTCCCGAAGGATACCCTGATCTTCGTCGGTCAGACTCTCGAGATTTACCATTTCTGGGTTCACTTTCGAAGCAAACGTACCATCCTGATCGTATACGTAGGCAACACCACCCGACATACCCGCTGCGAAGTTGCGGCCAGTTTGTCCAAGAATGATGGCCAGTCCACCAGTCATATACTCCAGACCATGATCACCAACTCCTTCTACAACGACCTTCGCACCGGAGTTACGAACGCAGAATCGCTCGCCTGCCATGCCGCGAATGAACGCTTCGCCAGAGGTCGCACCGTAGAATGATACGTTACCAACGATGCTGTTTTCTTCTGGCTTGAACTGAGCTGTTCGATCCGGATA
This window harbors:
- a CDS encoding glutamate synthase subunit beta: MGKPTGFLEFARELPKKRDPQQRIHDYKEIEMPFSEQDSQRQAARCMDCGTPFCHSGCPLGNIIPEFNDAVYEQNWAYAYEILSSTNNFPEFTGRICPAPCEASCVLGINKPPVAIEFIEKSIAEVAFERGYITPKPPKVRTGKQVAVVGSGPAGLAAATQMNKAGHTVTVFERADQIGGLLRYGIPDFKLEKWTIDRRLAVMEAEGITFKPGVNVGVDIKAQDLLDQFDLIMLTGGSTVPRDLSIPGRDLKGVYPAMEFLSQQNKRNANRPLVVDHQGVHYTDSDLWATDKNVVVIGGGDTGSDCVGTSNRHGAASVTQIELMPMPPKDRATSTPWPNWPMMLRTSTSHEEGCERYWSINTKTFVGDEAGNLKALRIVDLEWKNENGRMQMVEVPNSERDIPCELALLAAGFLHPQHNGLLDDLGIEYDERGNVRATNYQTTTNPKVFAAGDMRRGQSLVVWAISEGREAARAADTYLMGESLLEGKAVSMLAEV
- a CDS encoding RidA family protein, with protein sequence MKILFTVLLGVLLAPFAQAQTTTKFPSGYLYKIEAGAVGRQVYVCNQRPFNTSGELVGVGNLTAQTQQVFENLKTALGTVGMTLRNVKQVTYHVKGQTSQVNSAISQQVNSVSATYFTQGAPGIAEIKSIPKIASDDILVEVEVIAEK
- a CDS encoding DoxX family protein; this encodes MNLLHRIEHWGDTHHPAWTDALRIMLGTILVLKGISFISDTTYLSQLVGGLHFGLFPVILVHYVAFAHLMGGFMIAMGCLTRLMILLQLPILIGAVFFVNITQGFSALNSELWLSLIVLALLLTFLVIGSGRFSMDEYMRQHAQ
- a CDS encoding DUF2461 domain-containing protein; the protein is MTTKPSSNAVFTKETFNFLRDLVQNNHRDWFHANRARYDDAKSELCGVVERVLAGMSPFEPLANTAVKDCIFRINRDIRFSKDKAPYKSNLAFAIGPGGRHSGRIDYYVQIQPDNQSFLGAGMWQPAPTNLAKFRQEVDYNVDELKHIIEADEFKAYFPEAQGETLKVMPKGYPADHPEIELLRRKELFFVHRFTDKEVLKPNFADEVVRGCRIIKPYCDFLNYLFFDEKEEPVML